From one Eulemur rufifrons isolate Redbay chromosome 23, OSU_ERuf_1, whole genome shotgun sequence genomic stretch:
- the RSPRY1 gene encoding RING finger and SPRY domain-containing protein 1 isoform X2: MIVFGWAVFLASRSLGQGLLLTLEEHIAHFLGTRGATTTMGNSCICRDDSGAEDSVDTQQPRAENSAVPTADTRSQPRDPVRPPRRGRGPHEPRRKKQNVDGLVLDTLAVIRTLVDK, translated from the coding sequence ATGATCGTCTTTGGTTGGGCCGTGTTCTTAGCAAGCAGAAGCCTTGGCCAGGGTCTGCTGTTGACTCTTGAGGAGCACATAGCCCACTTCCTGGGGACTAGAGGTGCCACTACTACCATGGGTAATTCCTGTATCTGCCGAGATGACAGTGGAGCAGAAGACAGTGTTGACACCCAGCAGCCACGGGCTGAGAACAGTGCAGTACCCACTGCTGACACGAGGAGTCAACCCCGGGACCCTGTTCGGCCACCAAGGAGGGGTCGAGGACCACATGAgccaaggagaaagaaacaaaatgtggatGGGCTAGTGCTAGACACACTGGCAGTAATACGAACTCTTGTAGATAAGTAA